Genomic segment of Bos indicus x Bos taurus breed Angus x Brahman F1 hybrid chromosome 27, Bos_hybrid_MaternalHap_v2.0, whole genome shotgun sequence:
CCATAATTGTTGAATATCACATTTCATCTTAGGGACTAAGGTAAATGTCTGCcatgaaagggaaataaaatgccTGCAGAGGATTTGGTCCTACGTATAATTTTGGCTTTTCCTGGGATAACCATGGAAGGTCAATTGTTCTGTGTCCTAAGTATTGACACAGCTTCTGAACCATaattacaggactggaaaaagtcacaaAGGAAGTCATTACTCCTTTTACCAAACACTTGTTAACATCGTAGCAAAGAAATATAGCCTAGTTATCATGGAGAGGCTAGTTAGTGGCCAAAAGCATGGGCTTGGTCATTTTGTATTGCCTGGGGAGTCCAGGAACTCTTCAGCACCCAGTAAACCAGCCGCTTATCTTTGAGTCCTGACCAGATTCGACACGAGCCCACACTCACGCTCTGGGGCCCACAGATCTGCCTGGGGTACCTGTAGCTCTTCCTCTCTGATGCCAATCATCCTCTCACCGCTATTTCCCTGAGACTCTGGTGGACTTTGGGCATCCTGGATCATTCCTGACTTTGGATCCTGGATCCATAGGCACTGGATTGTGTTAGACACTGGTAGAGAACTTTCTGGAGTGGCTGACACTCCAGGACCAGCCTTCTGTTTCTATCAAACCTTCATGGCTCCAAGATAGTACAAGCCAGACCGTCAGCCCTGGCTCAGGACCACGGACAAGAGCCAGCAGGCTGGGGGTTCCCAGGAACAGCAGGGTTTTTTTTCAGGGATCCTCCCCAACAAAAGCAGGGCAGCAAAAATTATTTCCATGGAATTTGTATTGATTTGCAGCACAGCTGATAGGACCGTCCCCTTCATCGCTGGGCCAGAAATCTCGATAGGGAAagctttcttcctccaaggggTGGCCCAGCTCAAGACTGTTTCAGACAAAGCTATTAATTTATAGGTCAGGTCAAGACTCAGAAAGTCACTCTCAAAAATGGACTACAACTGGGGGAGACGTGCTGCTCAGGTTAGAATGCCATGGCTTCAAATCCTTTGCTTGGGCTCCAGGGAAAACTAATTTCTAGTTTCTCCATCAACactttaatgtttttaatcaGGGCTCTTTACTGGTTTTAGACATAACTCTGGCTGGCAAATGCTTTCTCAAGTATATTGTTGAAAAAGACTCAGATGCCACTAAGCAGACTACCTCTTTTTCTGGAGTTCCTCTTCTTTCCCTGGGTGTGGTTCTTCCAAGATCAGTCAGTGTGGCCGAGTAACTCCTAGGGGACTCATGGTCTGTTGGAAAGGACAGGGCCAGAGTGAGTATCCACGTAATCAAAAGCATTTTTCCTGGTGGCAACTATATTCCCCTTCAAACGTGGAGAGATACCACAATGGAAAACACAGGCCTAAAACTCATAGGGAATTACAAAGATGTGATGTAAGACACAAAACAGAGCACTTTTAGAGGAAAAGTATCTAAGATTTCAgaagtattataaatataaagGTTTAATTGTTACACTGCTGATATAATTTATGCTGCAGCATAGGTAATTCAAAGTTACAGGGATTTTTCATCTCAAAGATTTAATACTTGCTGTTCTTTTTGCCACCAGTTTATAATTACTATGATAGAGTCTATAGAAGATGAAGACGGGAGCAACCATTTATAAAAACTGGAGCATGTTATGGAACAATTTAAGGATGtagtaatgaaaaaaaatatgatgATGGCAGAACTACATCGTGACcgttctcttctctctttctctctgtatttaaTGACCTATTGAATCTGAAGATGACATCTTAAGGTTTAAGGCTTAATAGACCATCATCTATTTGCTTCCTTTGTGTTCAACTATCTTATTAGAAAGTGAATATTTATCCCAAGAAACCAAAGGATAAAAATTTTCTAAACAGAAAGTGTTGTATTGGTGGCCAATGACTTATGAACTGTTGCATTGTTTTCGTTTGccttaaaacaaaatatacacaGTTAATTGCATTATAAAGTAAAGATGCAAGTATCTATCTTATGCTTTTATATGTGGAAATGTAAATGATATTGAATAACTGGAAAAGGTAGCTAATTTATGAAAACATTGCGTTATGACATGGCTCAATCAGTGAAAATTTCAAGTTGttgactttgattttaaaaatgtaaatttactgTTTTTGAAGCATGTCATATGGTGTAAATGAAAACAAACCTAAATCCTAATAAGATAAGAAAATTTGTGCAATAGTTACTAACAGTTGGGTTATATATTCTGCACTCAAATTCTGAATTACATCaatttgaattttgtttctgCTACCTACTCATTGTGTGAATTTGGTCAGATTTCTTGTCCTCTTTGTGtattaatttcctcatctgtaaaacagggctTACAATAATATCTATCATCTAGGTTTATGCCGTGTTATGTAGAAAATGTGTATAAAGCACTTTGGAATGTCTGGTGCATAAAAAATTCTGTGAACAATCCAAGTTTAAGCCTGGAAAATTCATTCCAGCTTCTTAAAATTTACACAGTAAACAAATGCACTTTAAGCATTACTGAAAAGGattgaataaaaatatcaaaacatcCTGTGTTTTCCAGTAATGTATACCTGAAAAAATGTCCTCCGTATTTGTCCTTGTGTTCCACTTTAAGGAATCAATGAAAATGAAGTTGAGAGTCACTTTTATCCTAAATAACCTAATTCAAATGTCAGTACAGGATTGTTTtagcagaaatagaaaataaattaaataatggagaggaagagaaaatgaatacATGACTGATGGAAATATGACTTTTACATATACAGCTTAAAGATATATTCACAAAAATTTTATCAGttgtatcttttaaaagaagaaagttatTAAACAAGTTCTATTTATTCTCTTAATTGCCCATCAATTACTACATTACATATTTTGGTTTTGCTTCCTGAGTGTGCTAATTTTTTATCTTCTATATAGAATGTAAGCAAATTATATATTGGGCGAGTGACTAGAAATTTAATAGAATCAAGGAAAAGATGTTAAACTAGTGATTTTGATTCATTTTACACAATGAAAAAAGAGTTAATGCAAAGTTGTCAGTTTCTTAAGGATACTGATATTCAATTATGATTTGTCTTGAAATTCTTATAAACTGGTAAAATAAGTTTAATTTGTCATTTCTATGTAACAGTTATCTCAACCCCAACATCAAGCTGCAAAACTGTTTATCCCTTTTGATTCTGAATGAGTAAATTTTTGTGATCACTTTAAGCCACACATCAAGTCCAAATATCCCATGAAGAAATGAGAACTATTCAGTAAGATGTTTTTACAACAAGCATTTGCTTCCCAACACATAATGAACCCAGGTGGTCACCACTCAAGAATGATGAGACGTAGGGATGAAGCATGAGAGAACTGGAGGGTGTGTATGTGAACcacaagggaaaggaaaggaaagtcggTCCACCTTGGAGATGCAGTGCGCTGGCGTGGTCTTGGTGGTGGTAGCTGTTGTTGGTGTCGTCTGGGAAGGAGGCACTGTGAGGCATTCTCCCACAATCGTTCTGGTACAACGGACAATGAATAGCACCTTCTTGAGGCAGTGGGTGAAAAGGCTGGTGCGTGGGGCTCCTTTTTAGGGCTTTGAGCGATGAATTCCTTTCAGGAATATCTGGCAGCAGTTCACTGATAAGACGGTGCAATATACTGTTGTCTGGCAAACTTCCCCTTCTCTTTTCAGCCTTAATTTGGTCGCAAATGTCTTTAAGGGCAGAGTCCAGAGCCTCAAACACAGACGTCTTACATTTCGCCTTTTCCATCTGTTTTTTGGGAGTTGAACTTTTTTTCCTCCGGAAAGGCACGGGACTGACTAGAAACGCCAGTTTAGAAAGGCCAGGGTCCATTTCTTGTCTTCTGGGCTCATCAGCGTTTTCGTGTTTAGCTCTTTCGTGTTTTAACATCGTGGTAAATCGAGTGTAGGAGGCAGGGCATCTGCCTTTGCAGGAGCTGATGAGGTGCcggtgatgctggtggtgatggtggtggtggtggtggctggaTCCATAAAAACTTTCAGAGGATGTGAAAGAAAAGTGATCAAAATCACTCTCGCTGCAAAAGGATGATCCTTCAATGTGAATGTAATCACTGTGGTCAGACACAACTCCGTCCTGGTCGCTATCAGAAAACTCCACGTGGGTTCTCGGTTGGTCGTCACTGGTGACTTCAATGTGGATGGGCACCAGGGCTTTAGACTTGTAGCTTCGCGGTATCTGAGAAGGGTGTCTACCTTGATTCTCTTCCTCCAGCAAAGACTCAATGGAAAACCGCCTTTGGGGACACAAACCATTCTGTTGCGGCTCTAGGGTTAGAGGAGATAACATTTCATCTCCCAAATTTGGCATGGACTTTGACTTCTGAATCAACTTTTCAAATTCAGAAATGCGGGTGGGGACCATGTCCCTGGGCACCTCCTCCGTGGAGGACTGGCTCCATCCATGGAGCAGCCCTTTGTGTTGCTGTTCCTTCTCATACTGCATTATTCTCGACTTGACGGAGCAGATGACTTCAGAGTTCATCAGATCCTTGCGGTTGATGCGGTGCATTTTCTTGTACATCTTTAGGAAGCCCGGGGCGTCGTGGGCCGACCTGTGTCGGAGCCTTGATCTGCCGTTACTGCGGCCCTCTTGGATGTAGGGGGAAGCCCACGTCACGGGGCAGCTCTCCTTGGGGTCCTCCTCGCATAACAGAGAACCCATACTTTCCGACTTGGTTTTCGGGTCAGGCAAGCTGTCGCAGTCATCATTTAAAAGGTCGTCGCAACTACGGGATTTGATTTTGGGGGAGACGGTTTCTTCAGTGCTGCTCCAGACCTCTGCATTTTGCCGGGCCATCTGCCAGCCGTTTTTGAAAGTAATGGCTCTCTGCGAGTCTTGTGGGACATCTAGATGCTGTCTGTAAGTGTTACAGTAATCTAACTCATGGGAGGGGTGGCCATTGAGCCCTGAGAAACTGCAAAGGGATGGACACGTTTGGCTATCGTCCCCACCTTTTAGTCCAAGGCAGCGTGGTGGAAAAGAGACATTGGAGAAGTTAAAAGGCTCGTAAAGAGGACAGCATGTCAGTTAGCATCAGATAGCACAGCAAAGAGAAAGCAGTTAGTGGGGTTCAACCCAGACACTGAATGTCATACGTGTAGCTTCAACTTAGAGAAAAAAGTCTAATTCTAAAGCAATAAGCATAGCTTTGCAGACAATAGTTAACCAAACCATATATGAAAAGTAACTGGTAttgctaaatatatttatttccattgCATACTTCATCCATCTTTATGCAAATATGGTATGTCAAAAATCTAATAGTACCTCGTAAGCCAATAGCATGACCTGGTAGTGGTTTAAAGGTTTTGTAATTAATACCAAAAATATTATAGATTTAATCATCTTAATAGGATCAGAATTTGAGtcttatttgatttataataataCGGACATAAAGAATAACTTACACATTTACGTTTAATTGATACTCCAATAATGATATCAAAGAATTTTTCATGGGCATTATATAGAAAAAGCTATAAGACAGaatattttccagaatttcaAAATTAAGTTCAGTTGCTGTGAACTACTACTGctaatatttttctaagaaataaacCAACTAGCacctttttaaacaaatgaatttaCCTCTTTGATTTCTCTACCTTCTACCTCTTATTAGGCAGGTTCCCATAAGGATAACTGGATGTATTATAAAACTTTGATCAGAGGTGAATGCATTTGCTTTTTTCCAGgaaaggtctttttaaaaaatcatttgcaaTATAATAATGTAGAGCTAACCCTGATGGAAATAGTACTTATGGAAATAGTCTTTTCTTTTGTGTTGCTGAGCTAATTAATGAATGACAGACAACATTAAATCTAACGGGACATGTTCTTAAAAATAAGCCTAGTGGAAGAAAATATCTCTGTTGACAGCTCCTGCCTTCCCCAAATTCTTCAAAAGTACATAAACACATTAAGTAGCTAAGTAGTATTTGGGAAGGGAAGTTAACAGCCCCCAGGATAAAAGCAAAGATCTAAAGTAATCAGAAAGAATCCTTTTAACTTTTTGGAGGGATCCAAGCATAGTAAGTCAATGGCATTTCATGACCTATTGGTTTCTTTAGGATATTTGTTTGTATAAATGAGTAGAATCTGGTAAGAGTGCTTCTGATAATTTGAGGAATGGTATATTGAAAGGGACTTCCTCCCTCTGAATGCTGGAATCTGGATCTTCCAGCAAGTACAGCTTTACTAGGCCATGGACAAGAGCTAGCACCTCCTGCCTATCCAGAGCGCAGTCATCAGAACCAAAAATCCTTTCTCACAAACCAGCTAACTCCTAGCTTTACTTTTATGTGGCAGCACTTTCAGTGCCTGCCTTTGGTATGTGTAGCTGAATCTCTGCTACTGTATGGAAACTTCATTTACAGCTCACTTTCTTCCACACTTCAAATtgcttctctcttctgtttcaaCCCCAGAGGGCTGGAAAAGACCTTGGGTCCCAAAATCGTAGGTACCTAtggatgctggttcaatcctaGGTTTCTGTTTTGGGACTATTCTTGTTACAGCTGCAGTAATATGTAAGTAAACAGAGATTTGAAGTAGTGACTGCTCCCTTTCAACACAACTCACTAAACTTCCAGAGAGGAGACAGGCCATATAGAAAAATGGCTTGTTGATAAACAAACTCCACAATAATGGACTGTTGTGAATTGAACACCATGTTACATACGGAACATGGATATTCTACTGTATGTATGAATACTGACTAAAATATAAACCAAGtgattaaagaaacaattttcaTAGGTTAGACAAACTTTTGTctagaattaaataatttaaaaaaaaaccaacccaattTATGTTTTAGGCAACAATGCTCTCTGTTGCTACTACTAATTTCTATTCTATAACTCTGATTAATTTTACTAGTTGTAGTAACATTAGAAAATTTTGACAGTATGCAAATGTTTGTAAATGTAATCTTTTAATAGCCTGACCATACATTTTTTGATACTTTAAATTTGTTCCAAATAACACACATGATATATTTGGAGACAAGAAAAGTATTAACAGATGAGAGTCAGAGTCCTTTAAGCCATTCAGAAGGTTCATCATCCTGACTTAGTCTGTGTATAGGAAAGCTATTGTTTTGaaactatattttattaaaatactaaCCCTAACCATCTCTGGGTGGTCATCATTGGACCAGCTCTCCCAAGGTTAAAACTTGAACTAGTAAATTATTTACACGCCATTTATTGCCACTCACCTTTTGCTCTTGAcggagaagaaggagaagaactAATGAAGGATTTTGTCAGGGTGGTGCTTGATCCTGGGAGGTCTGCTCGGCCTGGGCTAGTGCTCCTTGCACTCGGGTCCCCCAGGCCCCTGGGCTGTCCTACCGCAGGCTCGCTCCTCCGCCTTTTCCTAAAGTCGCTGGCCATGCTTGCAGAACTGCAAGAAGGAATTGGCTTCAGTTTGGCTGGTGTTGCAGGGATTCAAATGTGAACCAGAAAGATAGTGGAAGGTGCTAGAGGTGGCCACAGAATGACTCTCACCCTTCATCCCCCAAACTGCATTTTTTGGAATTCATTACTTAatataaaaaactatttatttacagTCACCTCTTTGAAAATTAACAGgctcatctgcaaagagtgacagattcatttcttcctttactatttggatatcttttctttttctttttttattttgtttgattgctgtggttaggacttcctagactttatttttcagaacagtttcatgtttatagaaaaattgattggaaagtacagagagttcccatgtACTCCCTTTCTCTTGCACACGGTTTCGCCTGTTATTATCATCTTTGTTAGTGTGGTACATTTCTTGCAGTTGATGAATCATATCAGTATATTATTATTCAATGTAATTAAAGCCCATAGTTTATATTAGGGTCCATGTTTTCTGTTGAACATCCTATGGGTTTGACGAATGTATGAcgacatatacacatacatacatccctCATATAAAGTATCATATATTGTATCATATAAAGTAGTGTCATTACCATAAAAATCCCCTGGGCTCACCCCCTTCATCCCTGCCTCCCGATGACACCTGGTggccactgatctttttattgtttctagttttcccttttccagaatgtcatgtagttggaatcaAGAGTATACAATGTTTTCAGATTAGCTTCTTTCGTTTAGCAGTGTGCTCTTAAGTACGTCCATGTCCTTTCATTGCTGGATAGCTCATTTCTTCATatcattgaataatattccattatatgaatgtgccattgtttatccattctcctattGAAGGACACCTTGGTCGCTTCTgcattttggcaattatgaataaagctactgtaaaatccatgtacaggtttttgtatgAACATAAGTTTATAATCaccatttaaagtaaaaattctcCTATTAGAGTAGTATTTTGTTACTGACAATTCAGTGCCATGACTTGTACCATACATTTTTTCTCTATATAGAGGAGTTGCACCAACATGAATATATCCAGAGGAGGGATGCCGAAATGGAAGAGATGACTGGAAAGAAGGAGGAAATCTGATAAGACCAATTTCTCTTACTTCAAGCTTTCCATAAGGTTTTTCCTAATCATCGTAGCTTTAAAAATCTTACACTGCAATTCCAACATTTAATTAATGAATAACCAATAATCTGGTCATCAAATAAACTATTTAGAGTCCTTTCACTTAGTTGTATTAAAAGATGCTGATAGCCTGTaagggcagatttttttttttatcatggttCTGAGTACAGCATTGTTTAAGACAAACATTAATGAACGAATATGTACATCACATAGCATGCTGTCTGTCAAATCATTAGATACAAttccaccaccaccagcagcaaCAGTATAACAGGTCCTATGACCAAAGTATGCTATTTACTGACATTATTGTCTTatacagcatgcatgcacagtaacCTATGAGGTATTTCAATAAATGGAACCTACAGACTATGCACGTATAGAGGTGGAGCCAGACCTTGGAATTTGTCTGCATTCTTCCAAAGAGGATGCCCATCTTCTATTATTATCCTGTCAGGGTCTGTGTGTCTTTATTGAAGTTAGATTAGAACTCTAAAATTCAAATATTCTAGGTACATACATAATTGCACAAGACATAAAAGGAGGGGTTTGGTGAGCTCTTTTCTTAGTGACCTTAATGCTGTTAAATGGCATGCGTGAAACCAATGTACAAAGGATCCAGTTTACCACGTTTTTCATTTATGTTGATAGAAATTTGCAGAAGGGCAAATTATTGTTGAATATTTGTTGCTGATGATATGATATGGCTGGGAGTCTGCATTTTTCAGTATTGTCACTGAATTGTGTCTGAAGTTCTGTAGTACTTTAAGGTAAGGGTGATGTTGAAGGCCTACAAACAGAACTTGCCTTGGTAGTCTCTTAGCACAGTTAGGACCTACAGGTAATTTGGGTTCAGTTatactttgaactgtggtgttggagaagactcttgagagtcccttggactgcaaggagatccaaccagtccactctgaaggagatcagccctgggatttctttggaaggaatgatgctaaagctgaaactccagtactttggccacctcatgtgaagagttgactcattggaaaagactctgatgctgggagggattgggggcaggaggagaaggggacgacagaggatggaatggctggatggcatcaccgactcgatggacgtgagtttgagtgaactccgggagatggtgatggacagggaggcctggtgtgctgcgattcatggggtcgcagagagtcggacacgactgagtgactgaactgaactgatactttgtCCCTTGCTGACTGTGTAAACCTGGCATGCTATGAAGCCTAAGTTTCCATTTACTAGAGATAAAATGTAGATAATAGTACTTAATTCATAATTAAGGCTTGAGTATATTTTATGTACTTAGAATGCCTGGTATATGGTAAGTTCTCATTTATCAGTTGTAACAGTATTtctaggccttccctggtggctcagtggtaaagaacatgcctgacaatgcagtagacacaggagatgtgggttcgatctttgggttggaaagatcccctggagaaggaaatggcaacttgctgcagtattcttgcctgggaaatcccatggacaaaggatcctggtaggctacagtccatggagttgcacacaACGACTCCATGGTATTTTGAAATGTGTGGTCAGAGTATAATGAACAAATATATGCAGgacataatttataaaattgtttATCATTtactacagttttaaaaaatgtatcctcATCATATCATCTAACAGTATGGAAAATTAGATGTTTATAATCCTTATCTAAGGAGAAGACAACTGAGTATGGAGGAGACAGGAAAGGCAAGAGTTTCTCGGCCTGTAAAGTGACCTagaattatttcacttaaacTTTATACATTCTTGAATATTTCCTCATATAAAATGATGCAGAAACAAGTTAAAACAATTTCATGAATTATGGTGcttaaaataaaggataaaaaattTATCATTACTATTTCACTGAAAAAGAAACTACTGGCATAAAATATTTTGGTTGCATAATGtaaggagatttaaaaaatttttcatttggaGAATAACTGCtctacaatgttatgttggtttctgctgtacaacaatgtgaatcagctccAAGTACACACATATgtcctcccttttgagcctccctccccacctcaccgcCTGTAAAGAGATTCTTACCTAGTGGGTCTTTCCAGGCTTCTGTCTATAGAGGATTGATACAATGAGGCCTGTTAAGACAGAAGGGTAGTTAACATGAAAATTTTTACCTTGGCAAAATTTTGTGTATCCCTGGACATTAAGTTAGGTATTCTAAAAAGAATATTGTCAAAATTGACATTAAAAATACCAATTATGGGCATTAAATTGTTTTCCCAAAAAGAAGTCATGAAGCCTAATTTCTACTTTCCTCTTATCTACTTTTTCATCTGATATACAATTTGAGGGGAGTTGGTTCCAGGAGCTCCCCAAGGATACCAAAAATCTGAAGATCTCAAGTCCCTTATGTTCAATGGTGTACTATTTGCATATAACTTACCCACAtattttgtatactttaaatcatctctagattacttataatacctaatgcaatgtaaatgctataGAAATAGCTGCTagcatggcaaattcaagttttgctttttggatatttctggattttttttttttttgtggggaaaatatatttgtccctaagttggttgaatccatgaatGTGGAACCTAcagatatggagggccaactgtacTTTTCTCTGTGTAactaaaaatattcataaatcaaACATTGCCTagggtgagaaaaagaaaaattaccccTTCATGTAGAAACAGActataaatagaaatttctcatATAAAGAAATGGTTTGATGTTTAAAGAAGTATTTGTAGCCATCATTCAATCCTTATAAAGCATAAATCTTTATACGTTTTTGTCATATTGCCAGGTGTAATTTTTATGTAGACATAAAATTTAAGCAGGACTTCTTTCGTCTGTCAACATAaacatgactttttaaataaaaaaaccaCAGAATTTGGTTTGAAATTAAACTACCTGGTCCTTGAATCAGGTACAGATTTGTATCTTTGCAATTATTTACATTCAGGGTTAggttaaaatagaatatttaatgAATCAAAGtataaacttttctttaaaagtggACTTTTAATCTTTTAGTCAGAAAAGCAGCTTTCAGTTGTCCATGGAtatagaacaaagaaaaatagatactATAAATTTGATAAATAATTCCAAATGCTTATTGTACACACCATTTTCATACTCCTTCATTCTGAGcaatacaatgaaatatatattaacaatttTTTGTTAGACATGGATTTGAGAGGTAAGTAGTTGTGGTATGATGTATGATGTCTAGGATGTCTAGGAAAATGCATACcacgtatgtgtgtatatatatactcacaAGCCCCATTACACACgactttaaaatatcttctattaactattattttcatttatactgAATGAGAATGGAATTGcccccaaacaaacaaagcaTCCCTATGCAAGAGAATACTACTCCCTCTTTTTAGACGgagaaaaagcatatataaaatacttagatTCTGAGGTTCTCAAcaaataaaaagatagaaaaaaaaattg
This window contains:
- the SORBS2 gene encoding sorbin and SH3 domain-containing protein 2 isoform X19, which produces MNTDSGGCARKRAAMSVTLTSVKRVQSSPNLLAAGRDSQSPDSAWRCFNDRNQETLNGDATCSSLAAKGFRSVRPNLQEKKSPTQSQITVNGNSGGTVSPMSYYQRPFSPSAYSLPGSLNSSMIMQHGRSLDSSEAYPQHAQSLDGSVGSSVPLYRSSEEEKRVTVIKAPHYPGIGPVDESGIPTAIRTTVDRPKDWYKTMFKQIHMVHKPGLYNSPYSTQSHPAAKTQTYRPLSKSHSDNGTNAFKDASSPVPPPPIPPPVPPFRARDRSSTEKHDWDPPDRKVDTRKFRSEPRSIFEYEPGKSSILQHERPASLYQSSIDRSLERPTSSASMASDFRKRRRSEPAVGQPRGLGDPSARSTSPGRADLPGSSTTLTKSFISSSPSSPSRAKGGDDSQTCPSLCSFSGLNGHPSHELDYCNTYRQHLDVPQDSQRAITFKNGWQMARQNAEVWSSTEETVSPKIKSRSCDDLLNDDCDSLPDPKTKSESMGSLLCEEDPKESCPVTWASPYIQEGRSNGRSRLRHRSAHDAPGFLKMYKKMHRINRKDLMNSEVICSVKSRIMQYEKEQQHKGLLHGWSQSSTEEVPRDMVPTRISEFEKLIQKSKSMPNLGDEMLSPLTLEPQQNGLCPQRRFSIESLLEEENQGRHPSQIPRSYKSKALVPIHIEVTSDDQPRTHVEFSDSDQDGVVSDHSDYIHIEGSSFCSESDFDHFSFTSSESFYGSSHHHHHHHHQHHRHLISSCKGRCPASYTRFTTMLKHERAKHENADEPRRQEMDPGLSKLAFLVSPVPFRRKKSSTPKKQMEKAKCKTSVFEALDSALKDICDQIKAEKRRGSLPDNSILHRLISELLPDIPERNSSLKALKRSPTHQPFHPLPQEGAIHCPLYQNDCGRMPHSASFPDDTNNSYHHQDHASALHLQDHESPRSYSATLTDLGRTTPRERRGTPEKEKLPAKAVYDFKAQTSKELSFKKGDTVYILRKIDQNWYEGEHHGRVGIFPISYVEKLTPPEKAQPARPPPPAQPGEIGEAVAKYNFSADTNVELSLRKGDRIILLKRVDQNWYEGKIPGTNRQGIFPVSYVEVVKKHTTKGAEDYPELPIPHSYSSDRIHSLSSNKPQRPVFTHENIQGGGEPFQALYNYTPRNEDELELRESDVIDVMEKCDDGWFVGTSRRTRFFGTFPGNYVKRL
- the SORBS2 gene encoding sorbin and SH3 domain-containing protein 2 isoform X18, with the protein product MSVTLTSVKRVQSSPNLLAAGRDSQSPDSAWRCFNDRNQETLNGDATCSSLAAKGFRSVRPNLQEKKSPTQSQITVNGNSGGTVSPMSYYQRPFSPSAYSLPGSLNSSMIMQHGRSLDSSEAYPQHAQSLDGSVGSSVPLYRSSEEEKRVTVIKAPHYPGIGPVDESGIPTAIRTTVDRPKDWYKTMFKQIHMVHKPDDDTDMYNTPYTYNAGLYNSPYSTQSHPAAKTQTYRPLSKSHSDNGTNAFKDASSPVPPPPIPPPVPPFRARDRSSTEKHDWDPPDRKVDTRKFRSEPRSIFEYEPGKSSILQHERPASLYQSSIDRSLERPTSSASMASDFRKRRRSEPAVGQPRGLGDPSARSTSPGRADLPGSSTTLTKSFISSSPSSPSRAKGGDDSQTCPSLCSFSGLNGHPSHELDYCNTYRQHLDVPQDSQRAITFKNGWQMARQNAEVWSSTEETVSPKIKSRSCDDLLNDDCDSLPDPKTKSESMGSLLCEEDPKESCPVTWASPYIQEGRSNGRSRLRHRSAHDAPGFLKMYKKMHRINRKDLMNSEVICSVKSRIMQYEKEQQHKGLLHGWSQSSTEEVPRDMVPTRISEFEKLIQKSKSMPNLGDEMLSPLTLEPQQNGLCPQRRFSIESLLEEENQGRHPSQIPRSYKSKALVPIHIEVTSDDQPRTHVEFSDSDQDGVVSDHSDYIHIEGSSFCSESDFDHFSFTSSESFYGSSHHHHHHHHQHHRHLISSCKGRCPASYTRFTTMLKHERAKHENADEPRRQEMDPGLSKLAFLVSPVPFRRKKSSTPKKQMEKAKCKTSVFEALDSALKDICDQIKAEKRRGSLPDNSILHRLISELLPDIPERNSSLKALKRSPTHQPFHPLPQEGAIHCPLYQNDCGRMPHSASFPDDTNNSYHHQDHASALHLQDHESPRSYSATLTDLGRTTPRERRGTPEKEKLPAKAVYDFKAQTSKELSFKKGDTVYILRKIDQNWYEGEHHGRVGIFPISYVEKLTPPEKAQPARPPPPAQPGEIGEAVAKYNFSADTNVELSLRKGDRIILLKRVDQNWYEGKIPGTNRQGIFPVSYVEVVKKHTTKGAEDYPELPIPHSYSSDRIHSLSSNKPQRPVFTHENIQGGGEPFQALYNYTPRNEDELELRESDVIDVMEKCDDGWFVGTSRRTRFFGTFPGNYVKRL